The Halomonas elongata DSM 2581 DNA segment GATCGCACCAAGAGAGCCGAGTTAGTAGAACAACTAGCTGGCTTGGGATCCCGAGGGTATCACCGGGCCAAATGTATGTTTTTTTACGTACTATCGAGTCATGTTTCCTACCGATTGGCGAAAATAGGCCCAATCGAAGGCCGCCCCGGGATCGCTCTTGCGTAGTGGCGCAACACGGGCATGACTGGTGATGCGTTCCGGTGTGATGGCCGGGTACCGTGCCAACAGTGACCGAGTGGCGCATGCCAGAGAGTGATACTGCGCCTCGGTGTAGGGCGTCACCTCATCCCCTTCCAGCTCGATGCCCACCGAGAAGTCGTTCAGCGCCCGACGCCATCGCTGCCCATCGCGCCACCATGAGCGGCCCGCGTGCCAGGCGCGCGCCGTGAACGGCACGAACTGCAC contains these protein-coding regions:
- the ampD gene encoding 1,6-anhydro-N-acetylmuramyl-L-alanine amidase AmpD, giving the protein MPIDQGWLEGARRLVSPNQDVRPEGEISLLVLHSISLPPGQFSGDAIERLFTNRLDAEAHPYFAAISGLRVSAHLLIRRDGGCVQFVPFTARAWHAGRSWWRDGQRWRRALNDFSVGIELEGDEVTPYTEAQYHSLACATRSLLARYPAITPERITSHARVAPLRKSDPGAAFDWAYFRQSVGNMTR